A genomic region of uncultured Methanobrevibacter sp. contains the following coding sequences:
- a CDS encoding potassium/proton antiporter codes for MFDIHLVLLLIGFLLLVCVLLSKFTAKIGVPALLIFLIVGLILDTNSVISSTITNYSLIQSISIFALIIIMFSGGLDTELVNIKRVTWEGISLSTVGVLITAMVVGILVHILFGLGWLDSFLIGSIISSTDAAAVFSIFKTQKLRIKDNLDHMLELESATNDPMAYILVTSVLYLIVHPETSIVLLVLNFFKSLILGIIIGLILGKGFSKLLSRIKLSVEGLYPVLLLSAAILSFAVAEVIGGNGFLSVYLAAVIIGNCKIKYKYTQLSFFEGIAWIMQIVMFVLLGAFSSIKELIPVFIPAILIALILTFVARPIAVYISLAPFDIDRPSKAFISWAGIKGAVPIVFAFYPLVYDIFNAQMMFDIVMVVTCISVLVQGSTLKFMAGRLKVLKED; via the coding sequence ATGTTTGATATTCATTTAGTATTATTATTAATAGGATTTTTACTTTTAGTCTGTGTATTGTTAAGTAAATTCACAGCTAAAATTGGTGTTCCTGCATTATTGATTTTTTTAATTGTAGGTTTAATATTAGACACTAATTCAGTTATTTCATCAACAATAACTAATTATAGTTTGATTCAATCGATAAGTATATTTGCCCTGATTATTATCATGTTTTCGGGAGGTTTGGATACTGAATTAGTTAATATTAAAAGAGTAACTTGGGAAGGAATTTCGTTATCTACGGTTGGAGTTTTGATTACTGCAATGGTTGTAGGAATATTAGTTCACATATTATTTGGGTTAGGATGGTTAGATTCATTCTTAATAGGTTCAATTATATCTTCTACAGATGCAGCAGCAGTGTTTTCAATTTTTAAAACGCAAAAACTTCGTATTAAAGATAATTTGGATCATATGCTTGAATTGGAAAGTGCTACAAATGATCCTATGGCATATATTTTAGTAACATCTGTACTTTATTTAATTGTTCATCCTGAAACATCTATTGTATTATTAGTGCTTAATTTCTTTAAATCATTAATTTTAGGTATAATAATAGGTTTAATATTAGGTAAAGGATTTTCAAAATTACTTTCAAGAATTAAATTAAGTGTTGAAGGATTATATCCAGTATTACTATTATCTGCAGCTATTCTTTCATTTGCAGTCGCAGAAGTTATTGGTGGAAATGGATTTTTATCAGTATATCTCGCAGCAGTAATTATTGGTAATTGTAAAATTAAATATAAATATACTCAATTATCCTTTTTTGAAGGGATTGCATGGATTATGCAGATTGTAATGTTTGTATTGCTTGGTGCATTTTCATCAATAAAAGAACTCATACCAGTATTTATTCCTGCAATATTAATTGCATTGATTTTAACATTTGTGGCAAGACCAATTGCAGTATATATATCACTGGCTCCATTTGACATAGACCGCCCATCAAAAGCATTTATTTCATGGGCTGGAATTAAAGGAGCAGTACCTATTGTATTTGCATTTTATCCATTGGTTTATGATATTTTCAATGCTCAAATGATGTTTGATATTGTAATGGTTGTTACTTGTATATCTGTATTGGTACAAGGATCTACTCTTAAATTTATGGCTGGACGTCTTAAAGTATTAAAAGAGGATTAA
- the thiI gene encoding tRNA uracil 4-sulfurtransferase ThiI translates to MNYDVVIARYGEIGLKSSKVRARFERKLVKNIKAAIDCEVDRNQGRIYIFPKNYDDCLENLSNVFGVVSYSPAVSTYGNYEDIEKTLNEYVDNLVEEGFIGENTRFAIKCRRVGNHDFTSQEMAAFCGSVVVKKVGCPVDLTNPELKIYVEVRDDEAFIYHEKIDGPGGLPLGTQGKVVVLVSSGIDSPVATYLMMKRGCEVIALHCDNSPFTGPKVHENFDKIINQLQTYAKGVPITKKVVKYGEYLQQAKDKAPEKMTCVLCKSGMYQIAEKLAHKYGALAIVDGSSVGQVASQTLSNILATRHGVDMPILSPLIGLDKLEITRIAEDIGTFEISKLDDGGCHAVPRYPETKADVERVEQACEDMNQKEAIEKAFNSID, encoded by the coding sequence ATGAATTATGATGTAGTTATAGCACGTTATGGTGAAATAGGTTTAAAAAGTTCAAAAGTAAGGGCACGTTTTGAACGTAAATTAGTTAAAAATATTAAAGCAGCTATTGACTGTGAAGTTGATAGAAATCAGGGGAGAATATATATTTTCCCAAAAAATTATGATGATTGTTTAGAAAATTTAAGTAATGTATTTGGTGTTGTATCATATTCTCCTGCTGTTTCAACTTATGGAAATTATGAAGATATTGAAAAAACGTTAAATGAATATGTTGATAATCTTGTTGAAGAAGGTTTTATAGGTGAAAATACAAGATTTGCAATAAAATGCAGGAGAGTTGGAAACCATGATTTCACATCTCAAGAAATGGCTGCATTTTGTGGTTCTGTAGTTGTTAAAAAAGTAGGTTGTCCTGTTGATTTAACAAATCCTGAACTCAAAATCTATGTTGAAGTAAGAGATGATGAGGCATTTATTTATCATGAAAAAATTGATGGTCCTGGAGGTCTTCCTTTAGGAACACAAGGAAAAGTCGTTGTTTTAGTATCAAGTGGTATTGATTCTCCTGTAGCAACTTATCTTATGATGAAAAGAGGTTGTGAAGTTATAGCTCTTCATTGTGACAATTCTCCATTTACTGGACCAAAAGTTCATGAAAACTTTGATAAAATAATTAATCAACTTCAAACTTATGCAAAAGGCGTTCCTATTACTAAAAAAGTTGTTAAATATGGGGAATATTTACAACAAGCTAAAGATAAAGCTCCTGAGAAAATGACATGTGTGTTATGTAAATCTGGAATGTATCAAATAGCTGAAAAATTAGCTCATAAATATGGGGCTTTAGCTATTGTGGATGGGAGTAGTGTTGGTCAAGTTGCTTCCCAAACATTATCTAATATATTAGCTACTCGTCATGGGGTAGATATGCCTATTTTAAGTCCATTAATAGGATTGGATAAATTAGAAATTACTAGGATTGCTGAAGACATTGGAACTTTTGAAATTTCAAAATTAGATGATGGTGGATGTCATGCAGTTCCAAGATATCCTGAAACAAAAGCAGATGTTGAGAGAGTTGAACAGGCTTGTGAAGATATGAATCAAAAAGAAGCTATTGAAAAAGCTTTTAATTCTATTGACTAA
- a CDS encoding S-layer family protein, with product MDKKILMIFIIAIIALSMSNVNAADSNGIVMNSSDAVSIGEDVAVDDDSFANQVTSDGFQVVGDSSSDGVWVATTGDDINEGSEVNPVATIAKAIELAGDGYTIHIADGTYVNSAVLTISKNLTFVGGANTIIDGNALRIMEVTANTAVVLNNLSFTNGKAAYAGAILNNGNLTILNSEFYSNKATGSSGTIITSNNALTIIKSKFTQNSAARGVLNNQNAAIAIIDASEFYNNDMTSFSNSYGIIYTAGSITNISNSAFRNNSVKYGGAIYATKSSSAPVGNVEIVNTTFENNNANSGQGGAIFVSGGECIVKESKFINNAAVAGKYSGGEGGAIYVSLNGAVNVTDSIFKNNTAKAGAALYSRASVASYVSYSVLLNNIAEDNYVVSILDTVSGSVNVNYNWWGTNSPKNLVPSMITLNTWVIMSVDPTVINDAVVGDVKTISVNFNKYSNYGTIADLSRALPTIDVVFTAIKGTLQNNNVSTIGGVATVEYTVNGNDQITVKSGNETIGISVSVKELTNVVTNKTFFGFFDNNGNLLSSVSFAELIFEGEFSNLGVNTITIPRTMTITGNNSVLKDMAFSIEGPNVILNNLKFDVSSYIEGTDGAIIKAIASDITVNNITINYDAVDGSNNAFAVYATGADNFKLLNSTITFIGHNVAGKVFAQAVKIEKSNKAIIDNNVIHAFLPAIDCDWNHWGSMDTDLVFAIGVQSSSDVKIINNIVSAEVNARGTSASSPTFDAIIAHTANNLLVSNNTVNHKDLITPSGTTNYLYAIDLYESNNVTVEYNTVSLDTNGGKEAAGAAYAIQATGPYTGLKILKNNLTTKSNGPNLGIYSQNYYGATDITVIGNWINVTGFAGTGSYALVSGMEFQDTVAKAYDNIIYVHNTNSFNEANNIAGITYVQSTSGDHTFDIQNNTIYSEGQYAILINAAKDSQIIGNALYAHELKGNDAAIIKSGTNNVIKNNKPVVYVSDILIDVDTVWIGNDAIIGVTLNSTATGSVDIIVNGKAYTVNLTDGKATLKISDVVAGVNTVVVNYAGDDKFAGATNSTTFKVLDGIVTNGTFFDYFIDGTLADYVPEGATLDFRGKFYSHDDVKFDLAINKPINMISTTNDAFIDLNTTAGSLLGENPGACFTINNGGSGSNVTGIIFHNTQVWIYDAHNVVLDNISVIVEDHRVGSGVGTTAIRHGSTNVTIKNSYIYTSNNGGSSSIVLTHVQNCTVENNTIVGEGNVGNLLYLNTFNDAGCDLSNDYNKIINNRITGPSPAQGICYGIGINGNNNLIAGNVINYAGSGIVPAYGASPNNNTYRDNVLIGGASMSVAANSIAYNNSVSGSLSIGSGSVAYNNTAKSISVSSNSIVYDSIATGSLSVQAGAKITNVAADSLNVNGKNTIIENVIIKGAGTIKTAASNTTLINSTFGDVLTIQSDSNTIKYNNIVLNDEEYAILATGKTNVITDNYLIAGDKLGDSAVNSTQETNTVKDNLPGAIVYVTINTTNVFEGNDVIINVAINSTSTLTGTFTVRINNKDYVLSFVDSKASVTVSGLSDGNYDVEVVSSNKAYTLVNATSKVSVYGNVVTNETFFIYFDEDGVLRNEVPFNELIFKGEFSNLVGVISIDKALKITGDNAILRNIAFAILSDNVALDNMALISNVSNETNGGALILVAGNNVNITNMDINYVIKQSVDAIVINANTVSNLNVVNNNIFLEATPASDSLTVSAINLESVSNSLISGNKITAILPYLYASNYDSKYFMMGINTVNPVRMKECTNVTFSKNNVNTTANDVSASFPTLQCMFIVGSNDCIIDGNTFSMIDSITPKGTSNYLYGINVGYNKNLIISNNDFKMSTAGGKDAAGTAYAIQGVECEIYITGNNITSVSNGPNLGIYFASMSGGSSELYIADNFINVTGLASSSGSWALVSGIEIQNGNAKIYNNTIYTYNVGDYDPAAYMYGISYAQFMYGDRSFDVRNNFIYVDGHYAVSFINADNCNVTDNILITRDLGGDDAVEIKAGSGNVVENNYPRSSDLIFNITIEDLGKVLIDVTIDGKATGNITIIVDGDKYTVAIVNGSAKLELDNVAPGSHYIEAKYDGNSIVTESYNSTKITVDKLVSEIDLKVGKINIGETAVITATVTSGATGNVTFVINGKIHSVAIVDGKAVLNVTDLPAGTCYVFAQYDGDEYYNTSNTMASFTVSKLPSKSALKVNASNINVGEDEEITISLPEDANGVAGVILDGKNYYVTIKNGIGTLKVSGLTAGSYNVNVKYDGDDKYLASEGNAKFSVSKVASSTSVTVSDIIVGDDAVISIAVPEISSGVVSVTIGDAVYNVAIVDGKGTLIVSNLIAGTYDVVVKFAGDNKYLASENTAKLTVSKVSDYNVAVGIEDIIEGENATVTVVVPDDGGGEVIITIDGKEYKGSVDKGVAKVIIPDLKEGTYKVVTFYTGDNKYDSMIVNGTITVNKNTGTTLTMEELVKYVGGSQRLSAKLVDAYGNPIANATIYFTVNGITYARITDINGTASMAINLVAGTYNASAVFNGTAAQDKATANTNVIVKSTIVGKDTTLYFRNGTKYEAKFLDTNGKALTNTNVTFNINGVFYQRMTDSNGVARLNINLLPDTYIITAYNPVNKEQTSNKVTVLPVLTANDLSMKYGDGSQFNATLVDKQGNALSGANITFNINGVFYQRTTDANGVAHLNIKLMPGKYIITATYEEAFASNNIVIA from the coding sequence ATGGATAAGAAAATTTTAATGATTTTTATCATAGCTATCATTGCATTGTCTATGTCTAATGTAAATGCGGCAGATAGTAATGGGATAGTTATGAATTCATCTGATGCTGTTAGTATTGGTGAAGATGTGGCTGTCGATGATGATTCATTTGCTAATCAAGTAACTTCAGATGGTTTTCAGGTAGTTGGCGATTCTTCATCGGATGGTGTGTGGGTAGCAACTACTGGTGATGATATAAATGAGGGTAGTGAGGTTAATCCTGTAGCTACTATTGCTAAGGCTATTGAACTTGCTGGTGATGGTTATACTATTCATATTGCAGATGGTACTTATGTAAATAGTGCTGTTTTAACTATTTCTAAAAATTTAACTTTTGTAGGTGGTGCTAATACAATAATTGATGGTAATGCTTTAAGAATTATGGAAGTAACTGCTAATACGGCTGTTGTGTTAAATAACTTGTCTTTCACAAATGGTAAGGCGGCTTATGCAGGAGCTATATTAAATAATGGTAATTTAACTATTTTAAATTCTGAATTTTATTCAAACAAAGCTACTGGTAGTAGTGGAACTATTATTACTAGCAATAATGCTTTAACTATTATTAAGTCTAAATTTACTCAAAATTCTGCAGCTCGTGGTGTTTTAAATAATCAAAATGCAGCAATTGCAATTATTGATGCATCTGAATTTTATAATAATGATATGACTTCATTTTCTAATTCTTATGGTATAATTTACACTGCGGGATCAATTACAAACATTTCTAATTCTGCATTTAGAAATAATTCTGTTAAATATGGTGGAGCTATTTATGCTACTAAATCATCCAGTGCACCTGTGGGTAATGTTGAAATAGTTAACACTACTTTTGAAAATAATAATGCAAATTCTGGTCAAGGTGGTGCAATATTTGTTTCTGGTGGTGAATGTATAGTAAAAGAATCTAAATTTATTAATAATGCTGCAGTTGCTGGAAAATATTCTGGTGGTGAAGGTGGAGCAATTTATGTTTCACTAAATGGTGCTGTTAATGTTACAGATTCTATTTTTAAAAATAATACTGCTAAAGCTGGTGCAGCATTATACTCAAGAGCTAGTGTTGCTTCATACGTATCTTATTCAGTTTTATTAAACAATATTGCTGAAGATAATTATGTAGTATCTATATTAGATACAGTATCTGGATCAGTCAATGTTAATTATAATTGGTGGGGAACTAACTCTCCTAAGAATTTAGTACCTTCTATGATAACTTTAAATACTTGGGTAATTATGAGTGTAGATCCAACTGTTATAAATGATGCTGTTGTTGGTGATGTAAAAACAATATCTGTTAATTTCAATAAATATTCAAATTATGGAACTATCGCTGATTTGTCAAGAGCTCTTCCAACTATTGATGTTGTTTTTACTGCTATTAAGGGCACTTTACAAAATAATAATGTTTCAACTATTGGTGGTGTTGCTACTGTTGAGTATACTGTAAATGGTAATGATCAAATCACTGTTAAATCAGGTAATGAAACTATTGGGATTTCTGTTTCTGTTAAAGAACTAACTAATGTTGTAACTAATAAAACATTCTTTGGTTTCTTTGATAATAATGGGAACTTATTAAGTTCAGTTTCATTTGCTGAATTAATATTTGAAGGTGAATTCTCAAATCTTGGTGTTAATACTATTACTATTCCAAGAACTATGACTATCACAGGTAATAATTCTGTTTTAAAAGATATGGCATTTAGTATTGAAGGACCTAATGTTATTTTAAATAATTTGAAATTTGATGTTTCTAGTTATATTGAAGGTACTGATGGTGCTATTATTAAGGCTATTGCTTCTGATATTACTGTAAACAACATAACTATTAATTATGATGCTGTAGATGGTTCTAATAATGCATTTGCAGTTTATGCTACTGGTGCAGATAACTTTAAATTATTAAATAGTACAATTACTTTTATAGGTCATAATGTTGCAGGTAAAGTATTTGCTCAAGCTGTTAAAATTGAAAAAAGTAATAAAGCTATTATTGATAATAATGTAATCCATGCATTTTTACCAGCTATTGATTGTGATTGGAATCATTGGGGTTCAATGGATACTGATTTAGTATTTGCAATTGGTGTTCAATCTTCTAGCGATGTTAAAATCATTAATAATATAGTGAGTGCTGAAGTTAATGCAAGAGGAACAAGTGCATCCAGCCCTACTTTTGATGCTATTATTGCACATACTGCTAATAATTTACTTGTATCAAACAATACTGTAAATCATAAAGATTTAATAACTCCTTCTGGAACTACTAATTATCTTTATGCAATTGATTTATATGAATCTAACAATGTAACTGTTGAATATAATACAGTATCACTTGATACAAATGGTGGTAAGGAAGCTGCAGGTGCAGCTTATGCTATTCAAGCTACTGGACCTTACACTGGTTTAAAAATCCTTAAAAATAATTTAACCACTAAATCTAATGGTCCTAATTTAGGAATATATTCACAAAACTATTATGGTGCTACTGATATTACTGTTATTGGTAATTGGATAAATGTAACTGGTTTTGCAGGAACTGGTAGTTATGCACTTGTATCTGGTATGGAATTCCAGGATACTGTTGCTAAAGCATATGATAATATTATTTATGTTCATAATACAAACAGTTTTAACGAAGCTAATAATATTGCTGGAATAACTTATGTTCAATCAACTTCCGGTGACCATACATTTGATATTCAAAATAACACTATTTATTCTGAAGGTCAATATGCAATATTAATAAATGCAGCTAAAGACTCACAGATAATTGGAAACGCTTTATATGCACATGAATTAAAAGGTAATGATGCAGCAATAATCAAATCAGGGACTAATAATGTTATTAAAAATAACAAGCCTGTTGTATATGTTTCAGACATTTTAATTGATGTTGATACTGTATGGATAGGTAATGATGCAATTATTGGTGTAACTCTTAATTCTACTGCAACTGGTAGTGTAGATATAATTGTTAATGGTAAAGCTTATACTGTCAACTTAACTGATGGTAAAGCTACTTTAAAAATATCTGATGTTGTTGCTGGAGTTAACACTGTTGTTGTAAATTATGCGGGTGATGATAAATTCGCTGGAGCAACTAATAGTACTACATTCAAAGTATTGGATGGTATTGTAACTAATGGAACTTTCTTTGATTACTTTATTGATGGAACTTTAGCTGATTATGTTCCTGAAGGAGCCACTTTAGATTTTAGAGGTAAATTCTATAGTCATGATGATGTTAAATTTGATTTAGCTATTAATAAACCTATTAATATGATTTCAACTACTAATGATGCATTTATTGATTTAAACACTACTGCAGGTAGTTTACTTGGTGAAAATCCAGGAGCATGTTTCACAATAAATAATGGTGGTTCTGGATCTAATGTAACTGGTATTATATTCCATAATACTCAAGTTTGGATTTATGATGCTCATAATGTAGTTTTAGATAATATTAGTGTAATTGTAGAAGATCATAGAGTTGGTTCTGGTGTTGGAACTACTGCTATACGTCATGGATCTACTAATGTAACCATTAAAAATAGTTATATCTACACCAGTAATAATGGTGGATCTAGTAGTATTGTTTTAACTCATGTTCAAAATTGTACTGTTGAAAATAACACTATTGTTGGTGAAGGTAATGTTGGTAATTTACTTTACTTAAATACCTTTAACGATGCAGGATGCGATTTAAGTAATGATTATAATAAAATTATTAACAACAGAATTACTGGTCCAAGTCCAGCTCAAGGAATTTGTTATGGTATTGGAATTAATGGTAATAATAATTTAATTGCTGGAAATGTAATTAATTATGCTGGATCAGGTATTGTTCCTGCATATGGAGCTTCTCCAAATAATAACACTTACCGTGATAATGTTTTAATAGGTGGAGCTAGTATGAGTGTTGCTGCTAATTCAATTGCTTATAATAACTCTGTTTCAGGTTCTTTAAGTATTGGTTCTGGTTCAGTTGCTTATAACAACACTGCAAAATCTATAAGTGTAAGTTCTAATTCTATTGTTTATGATAGTATTGCAACTGGTAGTTTATCTGTTCAAGCAGGTGCAAAAATAACTAATGTTGCTGCTGATTCTTTAAATGTTAATGGTAAAAATACAATTATTGAAAATGTAATTATTAAAGGTGCTGGAACTATTAAAACAGCTGCAAGTAACACTACTTTAATTAATTCTACCTTTGGTGATGTACTTACCATTCAAAGTGATTCAAATACTATTAAATATAACAATATAGTTCTTAATGATGAAGAATATGCTATTTTAGCAACTGGTAAAACTAATGTTATTACTGATAATTATTTAATAGCTGGAGATAAACTTGGTGATTCTGCAGTTAACTCAACTCAAGAAACTAATACTGTAAAAGACAATTTACCTGGTGCAATCGTTTATGTTACTATTAATACGACAAATGTATTTGAAGGTAATGATGTAATAATCAATGTAGCTATTAATTCAACAAGCACTTTAACTGGAACTTTCACAGTTAGAATTAATAATAAAGATTATGTTCTTTCATTTGTTGATTCAAAAGCTAGTGTAACTGTTTCTGGTTTATCTGATGGTAACTATGATGTTGAAGTAGTGTCTAGTAATAAAGCATATACATTAGTTAATGCTACTTCTAAAGTTTCAGTTTATGGAAATGTTGTAACTAATGAAACATTCTTTATCTACTTTGATGAAGATGGTGTATTAAGAAATGAAGTTCCTTTCAATGAATTAATCTTTAAAGGTGAATTCTCTAATCTTGTAGGAGTTATTTCTATTGATAAAGCACTTAAAATCACTGGAGATAATGCTATATTAAGAAACATTGCATTTGCTATTCTTTCAGATAATGTTGCATTAGATAATATGGCTTTAATTTCAAATGTAAGTAACGAAACTAATGGTGGAGCACTTATTTTAGTAGCTGGAAATAATGTAAATATTACTAATATGGATATTAATTACGTTATTAAACAAAGTGTTGATGCTATTGTAATTAATGCAAATACTGTTTCAAATTTAAATGTTGTTAACAATAATATTTTCCTTGAAGCAACTCCTGCATCTGATTCACTTACAGTATCAGCTATTAATTTAGAAAGTGTATCTAATTCACTTATTAGTGGAAATAAAATTACTGCAATTTTACCTTATTTATATGCATCTAATTATGATTCTAAGTACTTTATGATGGGTATAAATACTGTAAATCCAGTAAGAATGAAAGAATGTACAAATGTAACATTTTCTAAAAATAATGTAAATACTACAGCTAATGATGTAAGTGCTAGTTTCCCTACTTTACAATGTATGTTTATTGTAGGATCTAATGATTGTATAATTGATGGAAATACATTCTCTATGATTGATTCAATTACTCCAAAAGGCACTAGTAATTACCTCTATGGAATTAATGTAGGGTACAATAAAAACTTAATAATTTCAAATAATGACTTTAAAATGTCTACTGCTGGAGGTAAAGATGCAGCAGGTACTGCATATGCAATACAAGGAGTAGAATGTGAAATATATATAACTGGAAATAATATAACTAGTGTAAGTAATGGTCCTAACTTAGGAATTTACTTTGCAAGTATGAGTGGAGGAAGTTCTGAGCTTTACATTGCAGATAATTTCATAAATGTGACAGGTTTGGCTAGCAGTAGTGGTAGTTGGGCTTTAGTTTCAGGTATTGAAATACAAAATGGTAATGCAAAAATATATAATAATACTATTTACACTTATAATGTAGGAGATTACGACCCTGCAGCTTATATGTATGGTATTAGTTATGCTCAATTCATGTACGGAGACCGTTCATTTGATGTACGTAACAATTTCATATATGTTGATGGACATTATGCAGTTTCATTTATAAATGCAGATAACTGTAATGTAACTGACAATATTTTAATCACTCGTGATTTAGGTGGAGATGACGCTGTTGAAATCAAAGCTGGATCTGGTAATGTAGTTGAAAATAACTATCCAAGAAGTTCTGATTTAATATTTAACATTACTATTGAAGATTTAGGAAAAGTTTTAATTGATGTTACAATTGATGGAAAAGCTACTGGTAATATTACTATTATTGTAGATGGAGATAAATACACAGTTGCTATTGTTAATGGTTCAGCTAAATTAGAATTAGATAATGTAGCTCCGGGATCACATTATATTGAAGCTAAATATGATGGAAACTCCATTGTAACTGAAAGTTATAATTCAACTAAAATCACTGTAGATAAACTTGTTTCTGAAATTGATCTTAAAGTAGGAAAAATCAACATTGGTGAAACTGCTGTAATTACTGCAACTGTTACTTCTGGAGCAACTGGTAATGTAACCTTTGTAATAAATGGTAAAATACATTCTGTCGCTATTGTTGATGGAAAAGCAGTATTAAATGTAACTGATTTACCTGCTGGAACTTGTTATGTATTTGCACAATATGATGGTGATGAATATTATAATACCTCTAATACTATGGCTTCATTTACTGTGAGCAAATTACCTTCTAAATCTGCTTTAAAAGTAAATGCATCTAATATTAATGTTGGTGAGGATGAAGAAATCACTATTTCTTTACCAGAGGATGCAAATGGTGTTGCTGGGGTTATTTTAGATGGTAAAAATTATTATGTTACTATAAAAAACGGAATAGGTACTTTAAAAGTATCTGGATTAACTGCAGGAAGTTATAATGTAAATGTTAAGTATGATGGTGATGATAAGTATTTAGCTAGTGAAGGTAATGCTAAGTTTAGTGTTTCTAAGGTTGCTTCTTCTACTAGTGTGACTGTTAGTGATATTATTGTTGGTGATGATGCTGTTATTAGTATTGCTGTTCCAGAGATAAGTTCTGGTGTTGTAAGTGTAACTATTGGTGATGCTGTTTATAATGTGGCTATTGTTGATGGTAAAGGAACTTTAATTGTATCTAATTTGATTGCTGGAACTTATGATGTTGTTGTTAAATTTGCTGGTGATAATAAGTACTTAGCTAGTGAAAACACCGCTAAACTTACAGTATCTAAAGTATCTGATTATAATGTGGCTGTTGGTATTGAGGATATTATTGAGGGTGAGAATGCTACTGTGACTGTGGTTGTTCCTGATGATGGTGGTGGTGAAGTTATAATTACTATTGATGGTAAGGAGTATAAAGGTAGTGTTGATAAGGGTGTTGCTAAAGTTATTATTCCTGATTTAAAAGAAGGAACATATAAAGTTGTCACATTCTACACTGGGGACAATAAATATGATTCTATGATTGTTAATGGAACTATAACTGTTAATAAAAATACTGGAACTACTTTAACAATGGAAGAGCTTGTAAAATATGTTGGTGGATCACAAAGACTTTCAGCTAAATTAGTTGACGCATATGGAAATCCAATAGCAAACGCAACAATATACTTCACAGTAAACGGAATAACCTATGCAAGAATCACTGATATTAATGGTACAGCATCTATGGCTATTAATTTAGTAGCTGGAACATACAATGCATCTGCTGTGTTTAATGGAACTGCTGCACAAGATAAAGCAACAGCTAATACAAATGTTATTGTTAAATCCACTATTGTAGGAAAAGACACTACATTATACTTCCGTAACGGAACCAAATATGAAGCAAAATTCCTCGATACAAATGGAAAAGCATTAACAAACACCAATGTAACATTCAACATTAACGGTGTATTCTACCAACGTATGACAGATAGTAATGGAGTAGCAAGACTAAATATTAATTTATTGCCTGATACTTATATTATAACTGCATACAACCCAGTTAATAAAGAACAAACTTCTAACAAAGTAACTGTTTTACCAGTATTGACTGCAAATGATTTATCCATGAAATATGGTGATGGTAGTCAATTTAATGCAACTCTTGTAGATAAACAAGGAAATGCATTATCTGGTGCAAACATTACATTTAATATTAATGGGGTCTTCTATCAAAGAACAACTGATGCAAATGGTGTAGCTCACTTGAACATTAAGTTAATGCCAGGTAAATACATCATTACTGCAACATATGAAGAAGCTTTTGCATCAAATAATATTGTAATTGCTTAA